Proteins co-encoded in one Oreochromis aureus strain Israel breed Guangdong unplaced genomic scaffold, ZZ_aureus HiC_scaffold_24, whole genome shotgun sequence genomic window:
- the LOC120436810 gene encoding SUN domain-containing protein 3-like isoform X2, with the protein MLRRSERLQSVGCYSREGEPIISYKETLYTIFKSRRLRPRPGPDTADHDDVDSDYTIVSDSSRGLFGATKALGLLVLMLALCFGLIFGIGGPKMDFSTPFMSKLQYLMSEHEQVERQLQQLQREFMDIKKRMDFLLPVGDRMPNFALEGLGAKIVKEQSSASYLPEQSGLKLWGLTLIPAKPLCVRPRVVIQGRAPMVPGVCWSFAGSQGHLTVELSHSITISHVTLGHISKMVSPSGKISSAPRMFSVFGKRALGDSGVHLGTFLYDENGDPLQTFRIPDHKVDVIRYVTLHVLNNLGNHKYSCLYSFGVHGKLT; encoded by the exons ATGttgagaagaagtgaaagacTTCAGTCTGTGGGCTGTTACAGCAGAGAAGGAGAGCCGATAATCTCCTACAAGGAGACTTTATACAC AATTTTCAAAAGCCGACGGCTCCGTCCTCGTCCTGGCCCCGACACTGCTGACCACGACGACGTTGATTCTGACTACACTATAGTCAGTGACAGCAGCAGAGGCCTCTTTGGAGCCACCAAGGCATTGGGACTTTTGGTCCTCATGCTGGCGTTGTGTTTTG GATTGATTTTCGGTATTGGAGGGCCCAAAATGGACTTTTCCACCCCGTTCATGAGTAAG TTGCAGTACTTAATGAGCGAACATGAACAGGTGGAAAGGCAGTTACAACAGCTGCAAAGGGAGTTCAtggacattaaaaaaaggatGGACTTCCTTCTTCCAGTTGGGGACAGGATGCCCAACTTTGCTCTGGAGGGACTGG GAGCAAAGATTGTAAAAGAACAGTCTTCAGCATCCTACCTTCCAGAACAGTCTGGATTGAAGCTGTGGGGGCTTACATTAATACCTGCAAAACCACTATGTGTAAGACCAAGAGTGGTTATTCAG gGTCGAGCACCCATGGTCCCAGGAGTGTGTTGGAGTTTTGCAGGCTCCCAGGGACATTTAACAGTTGAGCTCTCCCACAGCATCACGATCAGTCATGTGACACTGGGTCATATTTCTAAGATGGTGTCACCATCTGGAAAgatctccagtgctcccaggatgttttcagtgttt GGAAAGAGAGCGTTAGGCGACAGTGGTGTCCACCTGGGAACATTTCTATATGATGAAAATGGAGATCCACTGCAGACATTCAGGATACCC GACCACAAAGTAGATGTCATCCGCTACGTCACGCTGCATGTGTTGAACAACTTGGGCAACCACAAGTATTCCTGTCTGTACAGCTTCGGAGTTCATGGAAAGCTGACATAA